One genomic segment of Methanolacinia paynteri includes these proteins:
- the larC gene encoding nickel pincer cofactor biosynthesis protein LarC: MKCLVIDARLAGIAGDMLISALVGLTGDEEPLRRTAEAISGLESCRSFTFSVEESDDSFFPAKKLSIEIEEGGVDGKDGLLEAASLVMDAIGISPTARKKAEAVFDDLLYAEKRLHRTGFNGHEIASADTLFDVIGSIALLDSAGFFDGIIHAITPVVGAGSISVRGGQVPGPAPAVLEIFARKKIPFSGRDVDMEFTTPTGAAILANVANTVSPIYPPITPEATGYGTGTRRNNGNPSNVLRVVAGETSAEVNDSIVMLETNLDDIPGEIIGYTIERLFAEGASDVFVTGAIGKKNRPVNIISVITNRHNHLRLTETLMKETGTLGVRIYDVPRLVADRTRESINIEVGNKQYPVSLKRSTVGGRLISLKPEYDDLKKIALNTGLSLREVMDIAGKEISDYGSRSETEKS; this comes from the coding sequence ATGAAATGCCTTGTAATTGACGCCCGGCTGGCAGGCATAGCAGGAGATATGCTCATCTCTGCGCTTGTGGGTCTCACGGGAGATGAGGAGCCGCTCCGCAGGACCGCCGAAGCCATATCAGGTCTTGAGAGCTGCAGGAGTTTCACTTTTTCTGTAGAGGAATCAGATGACAGCTTCTTTCCCGCAAAAAAACTCAGCATTGAGATCGAAGAGGGAGGAGTCGACGGAAAGGACGGGCTGCTCGAAGCGGCGTCTCTTGTAATGGACGCGATCGGGATCAGCCCGACGGCACGAAAGAAGGCTGAAGCTGTATTCGACGACCTTCTCTATGCAGAGAAGAGGCTGCACCGCACCGGCTTCAACGGGCATGAGATCGCCTCTGCCGATACTCTGTTCGACGTAATCGGGAGCATCGCCCTGCTTGATTCTGCCGGTTTCTTCGACGGGATCATTCATGCAATCACTCCTGTCGTGGGTGCGGGGAGTATCAGTGTCAGGGGAGGACAGGTCCCCGGCCCGGCCCCCGCCGTCCTGGAGATCTTCGCCCGGAAGAAGATCCCTTTTTCCGGAAGGGATGTGGATATGGAGTTCACGACACCCACGGGTGCGGCGATCCTTGCAAACGTTGCAAATACGGTATCTCCGATATATCCCCCGATAACACCGGAAGCCACCGGGTACGGGACAGGGACAAGAAGGAACAACGGCAACCCGTCCAATGTCCTGAGGGTAGTCGCGGGAGAGACATCTGCGGAAGTCAACGATTCTATAGTAATGCTTGAGACCAATCTTGACGACATCCCCGGCGAGATTATCGGCTATACGATCGAGAGGCTCTTTGCCGAGGGTGCATCAGACGTATTCGTCACCGGAGCAATCGGGAAGAAGAACAGGCCCGTAAACATCATATCGGTTATTACAAACCGTCATAACCATCTCAGGCTCACTGAGACGCTCATGAAGGAGACCGGGACACTTGGCGTCAGGATTTACGATGTACCGAGGCTAGTTGCAGACAGGACGAGGGAATCGATAAACATCGAAGTTGGCAACAAACAATATCCTGTCAGCCTGAAGAGATCGACGGTCGGCGGAAGGCTCATCAGCCTAAAACCGGAGTATGACGACCTGAAGAAAATTGCGCTGAATACGGGCCTCTCACTAAGAGAGGTTATGGATATAGCGGGAAAAGAGATCTCCGATTACGGGAGCAGGTCTGAAACAGAAAAAAGCTGA
- a CDS encoding malate dehydrogenase, with protein sequence MLKVTVIGASGKVGQSAAYAISRIPSITELVLFGREGNEESLEGLKWDFADAFAAVGRRIKVVSGVDPSLMQDSDMVIVTSGAPRHTGQDRIDLAKGNAKIIANYAKMVARYAPDTVFFIVTNPVDIMTAVALKYSGFPPSRVFGLGTHLDSMRLKSFIAQHFKVHVSEVHTRIIGEHGDTMVPLWSATTIGGIQLKNLPEFRTFTGEEMIDWVKAAGHYIIERSGATIYGPGEAIATLARTVLGNENRILSVTAYIRCEVHDIGDVCIGVPAMLNRKGVFPIPIRISPEEVDDFQASVEKIRRVTDEVFDYLEDEGF encoded by the coding sequence ATGCTTAAAGTAACCGTTATCGGTGCGTCAGGCAAAGTGGGCCAGTCCGCCGCCTACGCGATCTCGAGAATTCCTTCCATAACGGAGCTCGTCCTTTTTGGCAGGGAAGGAAACGAAGAGTCGCTTGAGGGCCTGAAATGGGACTTCGCCGATGCATTTGCTGCTGTCGGGAGACGTATCAAAGTCGTATCAGGCGTTGATCCGTCGCTCATGCAGGACTCCGATATGGTGATCGTAACATCCGGAGCGCCCAGGCACACGGGTCAGGACAGGATCGACCTCGCGAAGGGCAACGCAAAAATCATTGCAAATTACGCAAAGATGGTGGCCAGATATGCCCCGGATACCGTATTCTTCATAGTTACAAATCCGGTCGACATCATGACTGCCGTAGCCCTGAAATATTCGGGCTTCCCGCCATCGAGAGTATTCGGGCTTGGAACACATCTTGATTCGATGCGTCTCAAATCATTTATCGCACAGCATTTCAAGGTTCACGTAAGCGAAGTGCATACCCGTATCATCGGCGAGCACGGGGATACCATGGTCCCTCTCTGGTCGGCAACGACTATCGGAGGCATCCAGCTCAAGAACCTGCCGGAGTTCAGGACGTTCACCGGCGAGGAGATGATCGACTGGGTGAAGGCTGCCGGTCATTACATAATCGAGAGAAGCGGAGCGACCATCTACGGTCCCGGTGAGGCAATCGCAACCCTTGCAAGAACAGTACTCGGAAACGAGAACAGGATTCTCTCTGTAACCGCGTACATCCGCTGTGAAGTGCACGACATAGGCGACGTCTGCATAGGGGTCCCTGCAATGCTTAACAGGAAGGGCGTATTTCCGATACCGATCAGGATAAGCCCTGAAGAGGTGGACGATTTCCAGGCATCCGTCGAAAAGATCAGGAGAGTCACGGACGAAGTCTTCGATTATCTGGAAGATGAAGGGTTTTAG
- the hxlB gene encoding 6-phospho-3-hexuloisomerase has product MSGCGDVKMNMRTMTDEISRRIEEISDDEISSFTSAILTARRIYVAGAGRSGLIARAFAMRLMHIGLESYVVGETVTPAMEPGDAVVVFSGTGETNSMVDIAESTKALGGTLCVITSHSGSRIGKLADYTVEIPAEPPEDHEWPNTFEVRQLTGGYKSLSHPLAAIGTFFETAAMIFSDALIADIMDIRKCGIEEVMKRLSNIQ; this is encoded by the coding sequence ATGAGCGGCTGCGGCGATGTAAAAATGAATATGAGAACCATGACCGATGAGATAAGCCGCCGCATCGAGGAGATATCTGACGATGAGATCAGTTCTTTTACATCCGCAATACTCACGGCCCGCAGGATCTATGTTGCGGGTGCGGGAAGATCCGGCCTCATTGCCAGGGCGTTTGCCATGCGGCTTATGCATATCGGCCTTGAGAGTTACGTAGTGGGAGAGACTGTCACTCCGGCCATGGAGCCCGGGGATGCGGTGGTGGTATTTTCGGGCACGGGCGAGACGAACTCGATGGTCGACATAGCCGAATCCACGAAGGCTCTCGGCGGAACTCTCTGCGTGATTACATCGCACAGTGGTTCAAGAATTGGAAAACTTGCCGATTATACCGTTGAAATCCCTGCCGAGCCTCCTGAGGATCATGAATGGCCCAACACATTTGAAGTGAGGCAGCTTACCGGGGGCTACAAATCACTCTCTCATCCGCTGGCTGCAATCGGCACTTTCTTCGAGACCGCAGCGATGATATTTTCAGACGCTTTAATCGCCGATATAATGGATATAAGAAAGTGCGGCATCGAAGAAGTAATGAAAAGGCTCTCGAATATCCAGTAG
- a CDS encoding class I SAM-dependent methyltransferase, with translation MTGSFSGWEKHYRKHRQPWAGTVPDRPVIPEGSVVLEAGCGNGKFLKELLKDNIKICAFDFSEKAVDTCKKDISCCNTGRRADLLTADCTDLPFRDSAFDTAFYRHVTGHLDETGRKKSAGECTRVLKDGGLLYFTGFSVEDMRAGNGVETEQNSFLRGNGILTHYFTEEEVRRLFPGLDEISVKTIRWNMRVRGTDHARAEINAVFRKSRR, from the coding sequence GTGACAGGATCTTTCAGCGGGTGGGAGAAACATTACAGAAAGCACCGGCAGCCCTGGGCGGGAACGGTCCCCGATCGACCCGTTATTCCGGAAGGATCTGTAGTGCTGGAAGCCGGATGCGGAAACGGAAAATTTCTGAAAGAGCTTCTTAAAGACAACATCAAAATTTGTGCGTTCGATTTTTCAGAAAAAGCAGTTGATACATGCAAAAAAGATATCTCATGCTGCAATACAGGGAGGAGGGCGGACCTTCTGACTGCCGACTGCACAGACCTTCCCTTCAGGGACTCTGCCTTCGATACTGCCTTTTACAGGCACGTGACCGGACATCTTGATGAAACGGGCAGGAAGAAATCAGCAGGCGAATGCACACGGGTACTGAAGGACGGAGGACTCCTTTATTTCACCGGGTTCTCGGTCGAAGACATGAGGGCCGGAAACGGAGTTGAAACCGAACAGAACTCGTTCCTCAGGGGCAACGGTATACTGACACACTATTTTACGGAAGAGGAGGTCAGACGGCTCTTTCCGGGGCTTGACGAAATATCAGTAAAAACAATACGATGGAATATGAGGGTCAGGGGAACGGATCATGCAAGAGCCGAAATAAACGCAGTTTTCAGGAAGAGTCGCCGCTGA
- a CDS encoding YigZ family protein, which translates to MKELSAIKYEVRKSRFFAHLYLIESEEDVAAINRIQRELYKKAAHHCYAARYSSGNSVSTAFGNDGEVGRPGRVLLDILVQKNLDSHCLAVSRVFGGIKLGPAGVSRAFRDAGNAAVEHYLESGSVSGDSS; encoded by the coding sequence ATGAAGGAGCTTTCTGCGATAAAATACGAGGTCAGAAAGTCAAGGTTCTTCGCTCATCTTTACCTGATTGAATCGGAGGAAGACGTAGCGGCGATTAACAGAATTCAAAGGGAATTGTATAAAAAAGCCGCTCATCACTGTTATGCCGCCCGTTATTCGTCAGGAAATTCCGTGAGCACCGCTTTCGGAAACGACGGGGAGGTTGGCCGTCCCGGGAGAGTCCTTCTTGATATTCTCGTTCAAAAGAATCTCGACAGCCATTGCCTGGCTGTATCGAGAGTATTCGGGGGGATAAAACTCGGGCCGGCAGGTGTGTCGCGTGCCTTTCGTGATGCCGGCAATGCTGCCGTGGAGCATTATCTGGAGTCCGGAAGCGTCAGCGGCGACTCTTCCTGA
- a CDS encoding acetate uptake transporter, producing MIDEKDRNNIFIMDGTANPGPLGLLGFGMTTVLLNLHNAGYFALGSMILAMGIFYGGLAQIIAGIMEWKKKNTFGTTAFTSYGLFWMSFAALLIIPALGLASAPEGAAMGWYLFMWGLFTAVMFIATLRINRTLQFVFGSLALLFFLLSAAEFTGSALIGTIAGYEGIICGLSAVYGGLAQVINEVYGKAVCPL from the coding sequence ATGATAGACGAAAAAGACAGGAACAACATCTTTATAATGGACGGTACGGCCAACCCCGGCCCCCTGGGGCTTTTGGGGTTCGGAATGACCACTGTGCTCCTGAATCTGCACAACGCGGGTTACTTCGCTCTCGGAAGCATGATCCTCGCAATGGGAATATTCTACGGCGGGCTCGCCCAGATCATCGCAGGAATAATGGAGTGGAAGAAGAAGAACACATTCGGCACAACGGCCTTCACATCTTACGGCCTGTTCTGGATGAGCTTTGCCGCACTCCTTATAATTCCGGCTCTCGGCCTCGCTTCTGCCCCCGAAGGAGCTGCAATGGGATGGTACCTCTTCATGTGGGGTCTTTTCACGGCCGTAATGTTCATAGCGACACTCAGGATCAACAGGACGCTCCAGTTCGTTTTCGGATCGCTTGCGTTGCTGTTTTTCCTTCTATCGGCAGCAGAGTTCACCGGGAGTGCTCTTATAGGCACTATCGCCGGATATGAAGGAATCATCTGCGGGCTGTCCGCGGTCTACGGCGGGCTTGCACAGGTCATCAACGAGGTCTACGGGAAGGCTGTCTGCCCTCTCTGA
- a CDS encoding HEAT repeat domain-containing protein codes for MTINSESRTPMERLEKERERRQKENFEILIAQLDHRHITYRVKAAESLGNTGDGRAVPHLIGSMNPDGEPEYLYVAMLSLGKLGSAESVPVLIPYLESDDKWVRLGAVKALGMLRDDSATLPMLRLLNDKKWDVRASAAESFSLMGCTEAIEFIVPMLSDEDYRVRESARKALNILERLEKV; via the coding sequence ATGACCATAAACTCCGAAAGCCGCACTCCGATGGAACGTCTTGAGAAGGAAAGAGAGAGGAGGCAGAAGGAGAATTTTGAGATACTTATCGCCCAGCTGGATCACCGGCATATCACCTACAGGGTTAAGGCGGCCGAATCTCTCGGGAATACCGGAGACGGACGTGCGGTTCCGCATCTTATCGGATCGATGAATCCCGACGGGGAGCCTGAATACCTGTATGTGGCGATGCTTTCCCTTGGAAAACTCGGCAGTGCCGAGTCGGTACCTGTTCTTATACCATACCTCGAAAGTGATGACAAGTGGGTTCGTCTCGGGGCCGTGAAGGCTCTTGGAATGCTCAGGGACGACAGTGCCACCCTGCCCATGCTTCGCCTTTTAAATGATAAAAAATGGGATGTCAGAGCATCGGCCGCTGAATCTTTCTCCCTGATGGGATGCACTGAAGCAATAGAATTTATCGTTCCCATGCTCTCTGACGAGGATTATCGTGTGCGGGAATCTGCCAGAAAGGCCTTAAATATTCTTGAAAGGCTTGAGAAAGTTTGA
- a CDS encoding deoxyhypusine synthase, translating to MKDNDLCKTPVIQARVKAGMTAGELVEQFGKSRAYNAGSLWHAVNIYEKMLSDPEVVKFFGLAGAMVPGGMGGIVEDLILQGHIDVLVSTGANLTHDVIEAIGCRHYHGTEICNDVELRDEEINRIYDIFLPNDAFIKFEEFLQGVFSGLETDKKYGIADLTRTIGRNLDSGILAAAAKKEVPVYCPAIQDSMIGLQYWLFSQMNKVTIDAFADMPSLMDICFGAKKSGAMLVGGGVPKNYIFQSMLMTPNGFDYAVQLTGDRPDLGGLSGATLDEAKSWGKLTGEATAQTVYGDATINLPLIVAATLERLEMRR from the coding sequence ATGAAAGATAATGACCTGTGCAAAACGCCTGTCATCCAGGCAAGGGTAAAGGCGGGTATGACCGCCGGGGAACTTGTTGAGCAGTTTGGTAAATCGCGGGCTTATAACGCCGGATCTCTCTGGCATGCGGTAAATATCTATGAAAAGATGCTCTCCGACCCGGAGGTCGTGAAATTCTTCGGTCTTGCAGGTGCCATGGTGCCGGGAGGAATGGGAGGCATAGTCGAGGACCTGATACTTCAGGGGCACATCGATGTTCTCGTTTCGACGGGGGCAAACCTGACGCACGACGTTATAGAGGCGATCGGGTGCAGGCACTACCACGGGACTGAGATCTGCAACGACGTGGAGCTTCGCGACGAGGAGATCAACAGGATATATGATATATTCCTCCCGAACGACGCGTTCATCAAATTCGAGGAGTTCCTGCAGGGAGTATTCTCGGGCCTTGAAACAGACAAAAAATACGGCATAGCCGATCTCACCAGGACAATAGGCAGAAACCTTGACTCGGGAATTCTTGCTGCGGCCGCAAAGAAAGAGGTCCCGGTGTACTGTCCCGCAATACAGGATTCGATGATAGGACTGCAGTACTGGCTCTTTTCACAGATGAATAAGGTCACGATAGACGCTTTCGCCGATATGCCGTCGCTCATGGATATATGCTTCGGCGCAAAAAAGAGCGGGGCGATGCTGGTTGGCGGGGGAGTCCCGAAAAATTATATCTTCCAGTCGATGCTTATGACTCCTAACGGTTTCGACTATGCAGTACAGCTTACCGGTGACAGGCCGGACCTCGGCGGCCTTTCAGGTGCAACCCTCGACGAGGCGAAATCCTGGGGAAAACTCACCGGTGAGGCTACAGCACAGACGGTTTACGGCGATGCGACGATCAACCTGCCGCTGATCGTTGCGGCGACACTTGAAAGACTGGAGATGCGAAGATGA
- the pyrF gene encoding orotidine-5'-phosphate decarboxylase: MTELILALDVLTREEAVYIADKTAPYLDAIKIGYPLVLGAGMKIVHEIAGLGLPLIADFKVADIPNTNKLITEHAFQAGFSAIIAQGFTGSDSVEACVETAHDYGGSCYVVSEMSHPGALEFLSGENAARIARMGVECGADGIIAPATRPERVKALREIIGSKKILSPGVGAQGGDAKEIAPLIDGMIVGRSIYNAEDPAKAAEEYSFVRR, from the coding sequence ATGACGGAGCTTATACTTGCACTTGACGTGCTGACAAGAGAGGAGGCGGTATATATTGCAGATAAGACGGCACCTTATCTTGATGCCATCAAGATCGGCTACCCCCTTGTACTCGGTGCGGGAATGAAAATTGTTCATGAGATTGCAGGACTCGGCCTGCCGCTTATCGCGGACTTCAAGGTCGCCGATATCCCGAACACGAATAAACTCATCACAGAGCATGCATTCCAGGCAGGGTTCTCGGCCATTATTGCACAGGGATTTACCGGAAGCGATTCCGTAGAGGCCTGCGTGGAGACGGCGCACGACTATGGCGGCAGCTGCTACGTGGTGTCGGAGATGAGCCACCCCGGTGCTCTTGAATTCCTCTCGGGAGAGAATGCAGCCAGGATCGCAAGGATGGGGGTGGAGTGCGGTGCAGACGGGATCATAGCCCCTGCAACACGGCCCGAGAGGGTAAAGGCTCTCAGGGAGATAATCGGCAGCAAAAAGATCCTCTCACCCGGCGTTGGAGCACAGGGAGGAGATGCAAAAGAGATTGCGCCGCTTATCGACGGAATGATCGTCGGCCGCTCGATATACAATGCCGAAGACCCGGCAAAGGCCGCAGAAGAGTATTCCTTCGTACGCCGATGA
- the nrdD gene encoding anaerobic ribonucleoside-triphosphate reductase, translated as MIWTEEQLELAKKYKTLEDIPEEERRYKCHTCHMVVEESPCPNCGETHLEIMCPLDHCGCSHDIIEKIEYCPLCGQPICPECGSHDVSQVSRVTGYLADVAGWNQGKQQELKDRSRYTVA; from the coding sequence ATGATATGGACTGAAGAACAGCTTGAACTTGCAAAGAAATACAAGACCCTTGAAGATATCCCCGAAGAAGAACGCAGGTACAAATGCCACACATGCCATATGGTTGTCGAGGAGAGTCCATGCCCCAACTGCGGGGAGACGCACCTCGAGATCATGTGCCCTCTCGATCACTGTGGCTGTTCGCACGATATTATTGAAAAGATCGAGTACTGCCCTCTCTGCGGCCAGCCGATCTGCCCTGAGTGCGGTTCCCACGACGTCTCGCAGGTCTCCCGCGTAACCGGCTATCTCGCCGACGTTGCAGGGTGGAACCAGGGCAAACAGCAGGAACTCAAGGACAGATCACGCTATACGGTTGCATGA
- a CDS encoding adenosylcobinamide amidohydrolase — MRFFYTKNTLFIRGNFRAASTGVAGGISDINTITNSSVPKDFECEDPAGYIHDIITGKGYENDGFFGLLTAVNMKDLCIFSCGYITAFITAGVTNPNPQGPGTINIIIHSAKSMPDSAMLEMVKTVTEAKTAALFDMGYKFTGTTTDAVIVAYDRDAAESAGMYCGTFTEPGMKAYECVRMGVKEAILRNESKVVRKKPSFFIYSTIGGAHWMEWSPDSCEYYPCHFKGQACDFCYCPFYPCHDEQLGDWIDSASGKKVWACTRCLLIHHPKVAKYLKKNPEAGLEDLKDTAKDYGLKIRE; from the coding sequence ATGAGATTCTTTTATACAAAAAATACTCTTTTTATCCGTGGTAATTTCAGGGCGGCAAGCACCGGAGTTGCAGGCGGCATTTCCGATATCAATACGATAACAAACAGCAGCGTTCCCAAAGACTTCGAATGCGAAGATCCGGCAGGATATATACACGATATTATAACAGGGAAAGGCTACGAAAATGACGGATTTTTCGGGCTCCTGACTGCTGTAAATATGAAGGATCTCTGCATATTTTCATGCGGATATATTACGGCGTTCATCACCGCCGGAGTAACCAACCCCAATCCCCAGGGCCCGGGGACGATAAATATCATAATACACTCCGCAAAGAGCATGCCCGACAGTGCTATGCTCGAGATGGTAAAGACGGTCACCGAGGCAAAAACAGCCGCTCTTTTCGACATGGGCTACAAATTCACCGGGACAACGACCGATGCCGTAATCGTCGCATACGACAGGGACGCAGCCGAATCGGCGGGGATGTACTGCGGCACATTTACAGAACCCGGAATGAAAGCGTATGAGTGCGTCAGGATGGGTGTGAAGGAGGCAATTCTCAGGAATGAATCGAAGGTCGTCAGGAAGAAGCCGTCTTTTTTCATATACAGCACGATCGGCGGTGCCCACTGGATGGAATGGTCTCCGGACTCATGCGAATACTACCCGTGTCATTTTAAGGGGCAGGCCTGCGATTTCTGCTACTGCCCGTTTTACCCGTGCCACGATGAACAATTGGGTGACTGGATCGATTCTGCCTCGGGAAAAAAGGTATGGGCATGCACCAGATGCCTGCTGATCCATCATCCGAAGGTTGCAAAATACCTGAAGAAAAACCCGGAGGCAGGCCTGGAAGATTTAAAAGATACTGCAAAAGATTACGGGCTGAAAATCAGGGAATAA
- a CDS encoding DUF1858 domain-containing protein has translation MALTADSPLTELLQENPKAAEILMRFGMGCVGCALASGETIRQAAEGHGIPLPELLEALGIEE, from the coding sequence ATGGCACTAACAGCAGATAGTCCTTTAACCGAACTTTTGCAGGAAAATCCGAAAGCTGCAGAAATTCTGATGCGTTTTGGAATGGGGTGCGTCGGATGCGCACTTGCCAGCGGCGAAACGATCCGCCAAGCAGCAGAAGGACACGGTATTCCACTGCCCGAACTTCTCGAGGCACTTGGAATCGAAGAGTAG
- a CDS encoding nucleotide-binding protein: MDIDPQITERISLIFKEKGVLLENDKIESKLKLLTADFGIAPEEAEKMVTSELLREYGLNGPSQQSPSAQQQAVPIAGVSPGDWVTVEGKIVSLSSPQSEVIAQSGILSDESGAIRFIVWAKSNAPLLEERKWYRFESATVDEYRGAPSMKIHSGTTITPIEMEKTFMPSPVPISALKPGVSTIRAKVMQDWEPRHERMFQSGLLGDESGTVRFVTWKDDTNVRLEAGKVYNIYYAGVDEFQGRLSMNLTGAMILEDEGADIEVASGDTKISGAFVHMGGGTGLIKRCKVEGCNRALSRQNYCPVHEIQNDFRYDLRITGVVDNGQKATNVLVQRQEAEKLTGISLEAAIETAENNPLGFDDVIMKMQEALLGRYVECKGSDIDGTLLVKSCSLVKYDSTRHADLINRASVLPEGGEQ, from the coding sequence ATGGACATAGATCCGCAGATTACAGAAAGAATCTCCCTTATATTCAAGGAAAAAGGCGTTCTCCTTGAGAACGACAAGATCGAATCGAAGCTGAAACTCCTGACCGCCGACTTCGGCATAGCACCTGAAGAGGCCGAAAAGATGGTGACGAGCGAACTCCTGCGTGAATACGGACTTAACGGCCCCTCGCAGCAGTCACCTTCCGCCCAGCAGCAGGCTGTACCGATCGCTGGTGTTTCGCCCGGCGACTGGGTGACCGTCGAAGGAAAGATAGTCTCACTCTCCTCTCCACAGTCCGAGGTAATCGCACAGAGCGGAATCCTCTCCGATGAATCAGGAGCTATCAGGTTTATCGTCTGGGCCAAATCCAATGCACCGCTGCTTGAAGAGCGCAAGTGGTACAGGTTCGAATCGGCAACTGTGGACGAGTACAGGGGTGCACCCAGCATGAAGATCCACTCCGGAACGACGATTACACCCATCGAGATGGAGAAGACATTCATGCCTTCGCCTGTTCCGATCTCAGCGCTGAAACCCGGTGTATCGACTATAAGAGCAAAGGTGATGCAGGACTGGGAGCCGCGTCACGAGAGGATGTTCCAGTCGGGACTGCTCGGCGACGAATCGGGCACTGTAAGATTCGTAACCTGGAAAGACGATACCAATGTCCGCCTCGAAGCAGGAAAGGTCTACAATATCTATTATGCCGGTGTCGACGAATTCCAGGGAAGGCTCTCCATGAACCTGACGGGGGCTATGATCCTGGAAGACGAAGGAGCCGATATCGAGGTTGCTTCCGGCGATACGAAGATCTCGGGTGCTTTCGTGCATATGGGGGGGGGTACGGGCCTTATCAAGCGCTGCAAGGTTGAAGGGTGCAACAGGGCCTTATCCAGGCAGAATTACTGCCCGGTGCACGAGATCCAGAACGACTTCCGCTATGATCTCAGGATAACCGGTGTCGTCGACAACGGACAGAAGGCAACCAATGTCCTTGTCCAGAGGCAGGAAGCCGAGAAACTCACCGGGATCTCCCTTGAAGCGGCTATCGAGACGGCCGAGAACAACCCGCTCGGATTCGACGATGTAATAATGAAGATGCAGGAAGCTCTTTTAGGCAGGTATGTCGAGTGCAAAGGGAGCGATATAGACGGAACTCTGCTTGTTAAGAGCTGCTCCCTTGTGAAGTACGACTCAACCCGCCATGCGGATCTGATCAACAGGGCTTCGGTACTGCCTGAAGGAGGTGAGCAGTAA